A segment of the Lycium barbarum isolate Lr01 chromosome 7, ASM1917538v2, whole genome shotgun sequence genome:
atatactacgatgagtctaattattgtgtgaatcctcttaaatgtagacttgcgagctcggacgaataagtgtagataattggaggcagaacaggtatgtatggctaaaccctttctttctaaaggcatgattccttgttataaacctttgtaccatatccataatatccttgcctccacaaatgctagaagcctatgaatctcatgatccttacgatattattgagcttattcatgatctttgAGACTATTCTTAGTGACTGATCTCTCCTCATAAttcttgttctttcgaggtgagatatagcgatgacgattctatttctaatgctatctaagttcatgattctcgaaactcccatgacatcgtcgacttcaccttaagatagttgatcttctaaggaaggatatagtgataacgataatgctaatgatgatgttgatttcatttatgtatttttatgtatatggatgtatgtatgcattgcatcacactgatcagttggggatcacaccgagtcccgaaagggccgtgtacggatgacaccgagtcccgaaaggaccgggtacggatgacaccgagccccgaaagggccgggtacggatcacACCGAGTTCCGAAAGGTCCGGGTAcggatcacaccgagtcccgaaagggccgggtacggatcacaccgagtcccaaaaaggccgggtacggatgacaccgagtcccgaaagggccgggtacggatatgatagatgtatgtatagtaagtgcgtgtgaatgcatatgtatgtatgttgtgtatagatgtgtatatcatgtttttcctgtagacgagtagtttacatgacagagatcttaagaagagtacgaggtataactacttactttatcttatgttttcTTCACTTTGATATCATActaccattcatgccttacatactcagtacattgttcgtactgacatcccttcttgtggatgctgcactcatgcccgcaggtgcaagtagacgagacgaggatcttccgcagtaggctgctttcaggtaccagttttgattagtgagctccatttcttgctggagcactgccgagtctagatatatatatatatatatatatatatatatatatatatatatatatatatatatatgtatgtatgtatgtatgtatgattttgtccagggtatgtcaggggccctgtcccgacttgtatgcttcagtcatgttcatagaggctttgtagacggttcctgtgtacagcttagtcatagtgtgacagtagtaatatcggcatcatgggtctattgtacatttacttatgcatgatattatattcatacttagcctcttgatcttattatTTCCATTTGAGATATGAAGGATGTAaattataagttggttcgctcggttcctgtaaggtgtcgggtgccaatcacaccttaccaagggtggggtgtgacaggaAGGAACGTTGAGActttttcttttctgttttttCTTAAAGGCTGGTCTTTATCCATGACTATTCAGAACTTTGTAAAGCTcagaaaattaaaataaaaggaaaGGTTAGCATAAGCATTAACAGAAACAAAATAAAAGACGACAAACTCTAAATTACGCCTTTTAAATTTTGTAGCAGGACCTTCACACTTTTTTCATATAACTTAAATCTCATCCTAAGATAGATTTTGTTAAATATACAAATCTATTCACAAGTTCAGTAAATTAAAGAGGATAAATGAAAGATGATTAAAAAGAGAGAACAAGAATAATCATAAATAGTTTTCTAAAAGGGCATTTATCACTcgttgataaaaaataaaataaaaattaaaacaacTAGTATATATTTAAAGTTTGTTCAAGATTTTCACTTTAATCATCCTCTTCCAACCAATCCCAATCGGTATCATCAGGTAATCTACTTGAGGAACCAATGTCATCATTAGGGTCCCTCCAAAATGTGTCTCTAATATTGGGACAATTCTCTTCCTCTAAATCATACAAATCTACTGGGATTTTATTCCTTGCATAGTAAACCTCTTTCTCAACTGGATCCTCCACATAAAAAACCTGATGAACTTGCGATGCTAACACATAAGGGTCATTTGTACTACATAATCTGTTGAAGTATACCCGAGTTAAACCATATTCATCTACTTCATTATGAAACCAATTACATCTAAACAATATGACACTAAAATGACCATAATAATCAATCTCAATGATATCTTGAATAACTCCATAATAGATAACCTCTCCATCAATGGGATTTTGGTCCCTAGAACTAGCAAAACTATCAGTTGTTGCTGATAAAGTCACTCCACTATTTTGAGTCTTGCGGGGTGCATCTCGGGTTTTCGTATGAAATCGGTATTCATTAATGAAATATGCAGTATATCTTTTGGCCACCGAATTAGGCCCTTGAGCTAGCCCTCGTAAATAATCTGGAACTTCAACATTTTCAACTTTCTTTTCAAATCTGTTACTAAATTCCCGACTATGATTCCTTGCTCTTACCCAGGCATTTGATCTAGTATGATTACCCATCAAATTCTTTTGTTCCCTGTAATcatgaaaattaaaaattaaattattagGCCTTTATAAATGAAGTTAAAATGTAAATAATGAAGTTTAaatgtaaataatttttatataatttatctTACTCAATTAACTTCTCCACTTGTTCATCTCCAGTATTGAACAGAGCATACCGATGTGCTTCATCTTTGGATTGTGAATCCAAAAGAAAAGTGTTTCTCTTTTTCTTCCCTCTTCCAATTGGATGACCTATGTTAGGGAATATAGGTGAAAAATTTTGAAGGCACTCGTCATCCTCAGTTTGGTACCTACTAAATCTTTTCTTCACGCCATCGTATAGGTATCTCGAACAAAAACTCAAGCATTCTTCAGCCAGGAACCCCTCTGCTGTTGATGCTTCTTGACAAGATCGATTGCGAAAGAACCCCCTTCAACATACATAGGTACCTCTCAATGGAATACATCCAACGAAGATGGGCCAGACCCGCAAACTTAATTTCATTCACTAAATGAATAGGTAAATGTAGCATTATATCAAAAAATGTTGGATGAAAAATCTTTTCAAGGTCGCATATTATTTCAACAATTTCAGAATGCCTTTTTTCAAGATCTCTTGGCCTTATAACTTTACTACATATGGCTCTAAAGAAATTTCCCAACCTAATCAAGGTCAGCGAAACATTCTTGGGCAAAGCTTTTCTAACTGCAACTTGGAGAAGATAATGCATTATAAAATGAGCATCATGGCTTTTGTACCCTGATATTTTCATCTCCTTCACTTGCACACGTTGTGATATATTCGAAGCACACCCTttttgtaattttgcatttttcatAACTGTGCAAAACAACCGTTTTTGTTCTGGCTTCATGGAGAAACAAGCTCGAGCCAAACTTACACTACCATTATCATCTTCTATTGGTTGTAGCTCTTTCCGTATCCCCATTTCTTGTAAGTCATAGCAAGAATTTACATGATCCTTTGACTTTCGATCTATATCCAATAAAGTCCCAACCAAACTATCACATATATTCTTCTCTATGTGTATCACATCAAGATTGTGCCTCAATTTATTATGTGCCCAATATGGCAATTCAAAAGAAATGGATCTTTGTTTGCAGGGACCCTTATTATCCCGAGGccttttttttttgccctttccATACACATTGTCGAATTCACGCAGCTCTGCAAATACCTCTACACCCGACAAAGGAGTTGGTGCAGGTCTATGCCCCTCCTGATCATTAAATGATTTCTTATCTTTTCTTAATGGATGATCGCGAGGCAGAAATCTCCGATGACCCAAGTAACACATCTTACGACTATGCTTGAGATATTGAGAGCATGTGTCATAATTACAAGTGGGGCATGCCAGTTCGCTTTGGTGCTCCATCTAGAAACCATTGCTAATGCTGGAAAATCACTAACTATCCATAATAAGGTTGCACGCATTCGGAATGTTTGGTTGGTTTCAGCATCATAAGTTTTTATCCCAGTTTCCCATAAGTCCTTTAATTCTGCAATTAATAGTTGTAGGTACACATCTATATCATTTCCTGGAAATGAAGGACCTGGAATAATCATTGACAACATGATATATTCTAACTTCATGCAAATCCACGATGATAAATTATAGTTCATTAACATAACAGACCACGTCCTATGAGAAATACTCATGGTTCGAAATGGGTTGAAACCATCACTTGAAAGATCCAACCTGGCATTACGAGGATCTCTAGAAAAGTCTGGGTGCAAAGAGTCAAAATCCTTCCAAGCTTTCCCATCAGTAGGATGTCTTATATTCCCGTCATTGGGTCATTCGTTAGCATGCCACCTTATTGCAACAGATGTTTCAGGACACATAAACATCCTTTGAAGCCTAGGCTTTAAGGGAAAGTACCTTAAACCTTTACAGGGATTTTAGAGTTTACATTAGTCAAGGCATGACCAACACTTTTCCCTCTTGAAGACCCACAAATGGAGCAAGTATCTGCTTTCTCAATGTCTTTCCAAAGTAGCATGCAATCATTAGGGCATGCATGTATTTTTTCATAATGAAGAACCAGATTTTTTATCATGTTTCTAGCCTTATTGAATGACTCTAGTAGCTGAGCAAAGGGAAATGCCTCTTTCAGCAACTATAACATGTCTGAAAATGCTACATTACTCAACCCATGCAAGGTTTTAAGCAAGTACAACCGAATGGTGAAACTCAATTTAGTGAAAGTTTCACACCCCGGATATAACTCTTGTTTCCCTTCatccaataatttaaaaaaattctttgCATCTTCGGATAATCCCTCTCTCTCGACTTCTTCATGTCCCGACTCACCATCCACCAGTCCATCAATGTCGTCACATAAGTTAGAATCTTCATCATCATTGATTGGATGAGGTGCATTTCTGGAGTAAAACCCTTCTCCATGGAAAAACCATTTGGTGTAATTATCAACAAACCCCTCAACAACCAAGTGTTCTTCCACAACATTTCTATAATGCTAGTAGCGATTAACACATTTTTTGCAAGGGCGTAATATTTCATCTCCTTGAGAGGCTCGTTCAAATGCTTTATCAAGATAATTGTTCACTCCACGACTATACTCCTCTGTCCATCTTAGgaaattcatccaacttttatCTTCATTATCCATTAAAATCCTATATAAGATAAGAAAAACACAAAATTTAGAAGTTCTGATAGCCAAGAAATATAAGAAGAGCAACATGTTAAGATAATTGTTACGGACCTTCAACTACCAACCACAAAACTCTTACTCATTCAATAGAATTGCatctcaaaaagaaaaataagaagcTATTTTAATTTGTAGCAAAAGACAAGAAATACTTGACTAAAAGAGCATACACGGAGGACCCAAAACAGACAATTACCATCATACTGTGTAGGCTTAAATTTTGAACTATTAGTTTCAATCCATTCGACATAAATAgcttgttcaaaaaaaaaatcacaatggAGATACCAAAACAAGCCTCTTGGATGATTAGAAAGCTTATTAATATGAGGAAACACTGGCAGGTACTGAATCAGAATAGCATTTTCATACAAAGAGGGGTCTTTCACATAGCTAGTGCTTACAAGATCTTGAGAGGTGTTGTACCCAATGTCCTGTGGAGGAATCTGATCTACCAGAATGTAGCTGAACCCAAACATGTCTTTATGTTATGGCTTTGTCTTCACGGTACACTTAGAACCAAAGACATTTTACTTACATGGGGAATGAGTGTGGATGTTGTGTGTGTATTCTGCCAAGCTATGCCAGAAACTAAAGCACATCTATTTTTTGGCTGTGACAGTACCTACAAAACTTGGAGAAGCATCTTGGAGTGGCAAAAGTGGCAAGGAGGATCACAAGATTGGGATACAATGGGGAACTGGGTAATGCAGCAGGCTAGAGGCAAACATCCTAGAGGGATTATCTTGATGGCTAGTTTTGCATCAGTAATACATGGTATTTAGATTGAAAGGAACTTGAGGATTTTTTAGCACAAAGCTACACCAGAGAATCAACTGCTTCACCAACTAAAGCTTGCTATTTGTACTAGAGTTAGATCTAGTAGTAGGTTGTTTGAATACATTAGTAATCTGTTGGTTCATTTTATTGTTTGGTTTTTTCCTAGGTGTTGTGGTTTCTAGGTGTAGAGGAAGTAACTGAGAAGGGATTGAGGTGGCTAAGCTCTCCTATGGTATTTAATTCTCACTTTTGTGATTTAATAAAGTTCTATTTTAATTgcctaaaaaaaatattttttttcaccATATACTTGCATACTTGTGCTAATATGTAAATGTGGATTACCATAATTATATTTCTGTTTTTTAATTTGCTGACACTATAAGAATCTCAAAACCTAGTAACAAACCCCAAGGCTAAGCAAGAAGACAGTTACAATAAATTAAACTTCCAATGGTTCTAATAACCATCACTTAGATGGAACTGCACATCAGTACAATGAAGTTCCTAAAACAACATtggaatatatatacacacacacactatattAGCTGACAAAAGCAACAGCACCCCTAAAGTCCTGTGAAGACTACGTACAAAAAATGGAAACAAATACTATGGGTTCTATGACCAATATTTTATGTTAACGGAAACAGAGACTTTatgaagggaaaagggtcaaaaatatcccttTACTTtagaaaaagggctaaaaatatacTCAGTTAtgaatttgggtcaaaaataccccttttGTTATTAAACTTTTCAAACATACCCCTCAGTTAACTGAAATATCAAATTCCCTTAATTGAAATATCAAATCGCCCCAAATAACTAGAGGTTCTAAATTAATTTTAGTGGATGTAAATTAATTAGATTAGTAAACTCTGAATATTAAatgattataaaaaaaaagagtaaagtTTCTAAAAGAAGAACAATTAAAAGGCAAAAAGAAGCTAAGAATAGTGAAAACTAATGACATAATTCATAAACTCCCAGT
Coding sequences within it:
- the LOC132601609 gene encoding uncharacterized protein LOC132601609, with translation MFGFSYILVDQIPPQDIGYNTSQDLVSTSYVKDPSLYENAILIQYLPVFPHINKLSNHPRGLFWILMDNEDKSWMNFLRWTEEYSRGVNNYLDKAFERASQGDEILRPCKKWFYSRNAPHPINDDEDSNLCDDIDGLVDGPSFPGNDIDVYLQLLIAELKDLWETGIKTYDAETNQTFRMRATLLWIVSDFPALAMHSRKMCYLGHRRFLPRDHPLRKDKKSFNDQEGHRPAPTPLSGVEVFAELREFDNVYGKGKKKRPRDNKGPCKQRSISFELPYWAHNKLRHNLDVIHIEKNICDSLVGTLLDIDRKSKDHVNSCYDLQEMGIRKELQPIEDDNGSVSLARACFSMKPEQKRLFCTVMKNAKLQKGCASNISQRVQVKEMKISGYKSHDAHFIMHYLLQVAVRKALPKNVSLTLIRLGNFFRAICSKVIRPRDLEKRGFFRNRSCQEASTAEGFLAEECLSFCSRYLYDGVKKRFSRYQTEDDECLQNFSPIFPNIGHPIGRGKKKRNTFLLDSQSKDEAHRYALFNTGDEQVEKLIEEQKNLMGNHTRSNAWVRARNHSREFSNRFEKKVENVEVPDYLRGLAQGPNSVAKRYTAYFINEYRFHTKTRDAPRKTQNSGVTLSATTDSFASSRDQNPIDGEVIYYGVIQDIIEIDYYGHFSVILFRCNWFHNEVDEYGLTRVYFNRLCSTNDPYVLASQVHQVFYVEDPVEKEVYYARNKIPVDLYDLEEENCPNIRDTFWRDPNDDIGSSSRLPDDTDWDWLEEDD